One window from the genome of Gambusia affinis linkage group LG14, SWU_Gaff_1.0, whole genome shotgun sequence encodes:
- the rpl11 gene encoding 60S ribosomal protein L11 produces the protein MRELRIRKLCLNICVGESGDRLTRAAKVLEQLTGQTPVFSKARYTVRSFGIRRNEKIAVHCTVRGAKAEEILEKGLKVREYELRKNNFSDTGNFGFGIQEHIDLGIKYDPSIGIYGLDFYVVLGRPGFSIADKKRKTGRIGAKHRIRKEEAMRWFQQKYDGIILPGK, from the exons ATGAGAGAGCTGCGCATCAGGAAGCTCTGCCTGAACATCTGCGTGGGCGAAAGCGGAGACAGACTGACCAGAGCCGCTAAGGTGCTGGAGCAGCTGACCGGACAGACTCCCGTCTTCTCTAAGG cccGCTATACTGTGAGATCCTTCGGCATTCGCAGGAATGAAAAGATTGCTGTCCACTGCACCGTCCGTGGGGCCAAAGCAGAGGAGATCCTGGAGAAAGGGCTGAAG GTGCGTGAGTACGAGTTGAGGAAGAACAACTTCTCGGACACCGGGAACTTCGGCTTCGGCATCCAGGAGCACATCGACCTGGGCATCAAGTACGACCCCAGCATCGGCATCTACGGACTCGACTTCTACGTG gttctggGCAGACCCGGCTTCAGCATCGCAGACAAGAAGAGGAAAACGGGTCGCATCGGCGCCAAGCACCGCATCCGCAAAGAGGAGGCCATGCGCTGGTTCCAGCAGAAG taTGATGGCATCATTCTCCCCGGCAAGTAA